A region from the Medicago truncatula cultivar Jemalong A17 chromosome 6, MtrunA17r5.0-ANR, whole genome shotgun sequence genome encodes:
- the LOC112422795 gene encoding zinc finger MYM-type protein 1-like: protein MKKFFPVLSRDKASSSTTDIAPNSTNEGVKVVDYKLLETDPGIRPPISSYHPDIQDEVRKAYLKIRRHQPPSNFVYPWSDFRGTRRRFNKNWFNLYDWLEYSESKNLAFCLPCFLFKNVSNYGGDHFVGDGFGDWKNPRKLANHATSNNSHVDCVHMGYALMNPNQSIKAAFVNQTKQMNVEYCVRVKTSLLATKYLLRCGLAFRGSDEADDSLYKGPFLELLDTLKENNSDVATILDSAPGNSLMTCPKIQKDLASACACEITREIVCDIADDVFCVLIDESGDVSGREQMAVVLRYVDGDGLVKERFLGITSVKETSAKSLKDALETMLSINGLSFSSIRGQGYDGASNMRGRFGGLKTLIQNENPSAHYVHCFAHQLQLALVACAKTHKPVSGFFGKVNMLVNFIRASNKRQEMLRDKQLAQFAKLIEEGEIETGSGLNQDSSIARAGDTRWGSHFRTLTSLMTLYGAIVEVIVEVGNDPSFDKFGETVLLLDVLQSFDFIFMLYMMVEILGITNDLSLALQRRDQDLLNAISLVNDTKKQLQEMRNEGWEELISRVVTICTKHEIDVPDMDAPYMEGKKPRRVPPVSSVSNLHHYKNDCLFSVLDLQLQELNARFDEENTELLQCVSCLSPAKSFSAFDVNKLLRMAELYPNDFVDVSEVELRRQLHNYVRNVKSDPKFAKLKGLSDLCAILVETNKCKTFALVFKLLKLALLLPVATASVERVFSAMKIVKSHLRNKMGDQWLNDRLVTFIERDVLFTISTDVILAHFQQMDDRRFSL from the coding sequence ATGAAGAAATTCTTCCCTGTGTTGTCTAGAGACAAAGCTAGTTCTTCGACTACGGATATTGCTCCCAACTCGACCAATGAGGGTGTTAAAGTTGTTGATTATAAATTGTTGGAAACAGATCCAGGAATTAGGCCTCCAATTTCAAGCTATCATCCTGACATCCAAGATGAGGTACGTAAAGCTTACTTGAAAATTCGTCGTCATCAACCTCCTAGCAACTTTGTTTATCCTTGGTCTGATTTTCGTGGAACAAGACGTCGATTTAAcaagaattggtttaatttgtaTGATTGGCTTGAATATAGTGAATCTAAGAACCTAGCATTTTGTTTGCcatgttttttgtttaaaaatgtgtCTAATTATGGTGGGGATCACTTTGTGGGAGATGGTTTTGGTGATTGGAAGAATCCCCGAAAATTGGCTAATCATGCTACTTCTAATAATTCTCATGTTGATTGTGTGCATATGGGTTATGCTCTCATGAACCCAAACCAAAGTATTAAGGCTGCATTTGTTAATCAAACTAAGCAAATGAATGTTGAATATTGTGTCCGTGTTAAGACATCCCTTTTAGCTACTAAGTATCTTTTGAGGTGTGGATTGGCATTTAGAGGAAGTGACGAGGCTGATGACTCTTTATACAAGGGGCCATTTCTTGAGTTGTTGGACACTTTAAAGGAAAACAACTCAGATGTAGCTACTATATTAGACTCTGCGCCAGGAAATAGCTTAATGACTTGCCCTAAGATTCAAAAGGATCTTGCTTCTGCTTGTGCATGTGAAATAACTCGAGAAATTGTTTGTGATATTGCGGATGATGTGTTTTGTGTTTTGATCGATGAATCTGGTGATGTTTCTGGTAGAGAACAAATGGCTGTTGTTCTTCGTTATGTTGATGGTGATGGTTTGGTAAAAGAGAGATTTCTTGGTATTACAAGTGTTAAAGAAACAAGTGCTAAGTCACTTAAAGATGCACTTGAGACGATGTTGTCTATAAATGGATTGAGTTTCTCTAGCATCAGGGGACAAGGTTATGACGGAGCTAGCAATATGCGAGGTAGATTTGGTGGTTTGAAAACTTTAATTCAAAATGAGAATCCATCTGCGCATTATGTGCACTGTTTCGCACATCAACTTCAATTGGCACTTGTTGCTTGTGCTAAGACTCACAAACCTGTTAGTGGTTTTTTCGGTAAGGTCAACATGCTTGTTAATTTCATACGAGCTTCTAACAAGAGACAAGAAATGCTCCGGGACAAACAACTAGCTCAATTTGCTAAATTGATTGAGGAGGGCGAGATAGAGACCGGTAGTGGACTGAATCAAGATTCATCAATTGCTCGAGCAGGGGACACTCGTTGGGGATCCCACTTTAGGACTCTCACTAGTTTGATGACTTTGTATGGTGCCATTGTTGAGGTAATTGTAGAAGTGGGGAATGATCCCTCGTTTGATAAATTTGGTGAAACTGTGCTTTTGCTTGATGTGCTTCaatcatttgattttatcttcATGTTATATATGATGGTTGAGATTTTGGGAATTACAAATGATTTGAGCCTAGCACTACAAAGACGTGATCAAGATCTTTTAAATGCTATATCACTTGTCAATGATACCAAAAAACAATTACAAGAAATGAGGAATGAGGGGTGGGAAGAACTTATATCTAGGGTTGTGACAATTTGCACTAAACATGAGATTGATGTACCTGATATGGATGCACCATatatggaaggaaagaaacctAGGCGAGTCCCTCCGGTTTCTAGTGTTTCTAATTTGCATCATTATAAGAATGATTGTTTGTTTAGTGTTTTAGATTTGCAATTGCAAGAGCTTAATGCTAGGTTTGATGAAGAGAATACCGAACTTTTacaatgtgtttcatgtttgaGTCCTGCAAAGTCATTTTCTGCTTTTGATGTGAACAAATTATTGAGGATGGCTGAGCTTTATCCAAATGATTTTGTAGATGTGTCGGAAGTGGAGTTGCGCAGACAACTTCATAATTATGTTAGAAATGTTAAATCTGATCCAAAATTTGCAAAGTTGAAAGGGCTTTCGGATCTTTGTGCAATACTTGTGGAAACAAATAAGTGCAAGACATTTGCTTTGGTTTTTAAGCTTTTGAAGTTGGCTTTGCTCTTGCCGGTTGCAACTGCAAGTGTTGAACGTGTTTTTTCAGCTATGAAGATTGTGAAGAGTCATTTACGTAACAAAATGGGTGATCAATGGTTAAATGATCGGCTTGTAACTTTTATTGAAAGAGATGTTCTTTTCACAATTAGCACTGATGTTATTCtagctcattttcaacaaatggatGACAGACGATTTTCATTGTAA